The Thermococcus sp. EP1 sequence CATGTGGAAAAGAGATAACCCCAAGAGAGCACGCTACACACTTTATATGCCCAAATTGTGGAGAAGAAATCATATGGAGATGTGAAAGCTGCCGCGTATTGGGAGTTACATACACATGCCCTAAATGTGGATGGGAAGGACCTTGAGGTGAATAAAAATGAGCGATTTCAATTTAGTTGGAGTTATTAGGGTCATGCCTACCGACCCAGAGGTAAATCTTGACGAGCTTGAAGCAGCGGTCAAAAAAGTACTCGAGGAGAAATTTGAAGGTAAATATGGGATATCCAAGGTTGACAGGGAGCCAATAGCTTTCGGATTGGTTGCACTTAAGGTCTATGTGCTTGGAAAAGATGCTGAGGGATATTCCTTTGACGAAGTTGCAGACGCTTTTAGAGAAGTAGAGAACGTGGAAAGTGCAGAGGTTGAAGCAGTATCAAGATTTTGATCTTCAAAACTTTTTAAATTTTTAAATGTTCTCTATATATAGAATATCTTTCTGAATCCGAGCCATTATCAGAATTTAAAATAGTTAAAAGAAGGGGTTTTAAACTCCTATGTTCAAAACAGTTGTTCCTATTTTCTTGAGTTCATCAAGAAGTTCTTTAAGCTCATTCACTTCAATACTTTCATAGATGCTATTGTAATTGTTATCTGAACCTTCCTTGAGTTTTGCCAGTTCTCCAATTGCAGTGAAAAACTTTACATACTCTTTATTCACTTCTTCAAAGGCTTCAGCTAGGTCGTAGATGTTTTCATAGACTTCTCTGTACATCTTTTCCTCAAATAGTCCGGTTATAAACTCATAAACTGCTTCTAACCCAATGGTAAAGAGTTCCTCGTTATTCACTTCCAAGGCTTTTATCAAAGCAGTCCTTAATGCGGAAAAAGCTCTCTTGAAGTCATCTTGGGCGGCCCTTACCTCTGCCTCCACGATTTTCGTATTGACTTCTATCTCAGCATCCCTGGGACTTTTTAAGATCCTGGCGATTAGCTCCTCAGATTTTTCATAATCCTCGGTTTCGTAATAGAAGTGAGCTAGATCCAGTAAGCTTATCAAGTAATTTTTCTCGTCACCGAGCTTGTTGAACATTTCACTGGCTTTTTTCATCGTGGTTATTGCTTTATCTAATTCTCCAAGCTCAGCATAGTTTATAGCAATATGTGCTAGTGTTAATGCCTCTTCTCTCTTATTTCCAACTTCTTGTTCAAGCTTTAACAGTTCTTCATACGCCTTTATGGCCTTTTCTGGAATTCCAAAATGCTCATAGGCATCTGCAAGATGATATAGGGCATCTAAGTATTTCTCTCTTTCTTCCTTGTATTTCTCAGCAAGTTTCTTGTAAATCTCCATTCCTTTATCTAATTCACCTAAATGAGCATATATATGGGCAATTTCATGTGCAAGTTCATAAGCCTCAGGACCTTCACACTTTAAGATTAATGTTTCTACTTTTTCTAAGAACGCCCTAAGTTCGTCCTCATTTTCTATTTTTTCAAGATAATCATCAAGTATTTCGAGAATTTTTTGGCAATCTCTGCTTTCTAA is a genomic window containing:
- a CDS encoding zinc finger domain-containing protein; this translates as MAESIPVCTSCGKEITPREHATHFICPNCGEEIIWRCESCRVLGVTYTCPKCGWEGP
- a CDS encoding elongation factor 1-beta; this translates as MSDFNLVGVIRVMPTDPEVNLDELEAAVKKVLEEKFEGKYGISKVDREPIAFGLVALKVYVLGKDAEGYSFDEVADAFREVENVESAEVEAVSRF
- a CDS encoding lipopolysaccharide assembly protein LapB is translated as MEEFENALESRDCQKILEILDDYLEKIENEDELRAFLEKVETLILKCEGPEAYELAHEIAHIYAHLGELDKGMEIYKKLAEKYKEEREKYLDALYHLADAYEHFGIPEKAIKAYEELLKLEQEVGNKREEALTLAHIAINYAELGELDKAITTMKKASEMFNKLGDEKNYLISLLDLAHFYYETEDYEKSEELIARILKSPRDAEIEVNTKIVEAEVRAAQDDFKRAFSALRTALIKALEVNNEELFTIGLEAVYEFITGLFEEKMYREVYENIYDLAEAFEEVNKEYVKFFTAIGELAKLKEGSDNNYNSIYESIEVNELKELLDELKKIGTTVLNIGV